The genomic region GTAACCTGATAATTCCGTTTTTTCAAATCAGCGAGAATGTGTGAAAGGTAGACGCGTGCGTTAAGAATCCACTGTTCTGCATACGCGATGGAGAGCAAGCGAAGTGCCATCGTTAAACGCGGCGAGTCGAGGAGCCACTGTCCCGCATACTCGGCATAGTCCGCATCAACGAGTCCCGCACTACCGAGTGAGTAGACGACGTAGCGTTTATCGTCTCGCATCTCCAGTCTTGGGGCAAGCGGCGAGTCGAGATTAAGATTTTTTGTACCATCAATCTCAAACCCCCAAAAAAAATAATCCTCATTGTGTCCGAGGTAGCCAACCTCTACATCAAGTCGATGCCTATCTTTCGTGAGAATCGGGATCGCCTCCATGTCGCGTTTGATTAAAACCGGGTAGATCGCTGCGAAAAAGATTTGCTCAAACCCGAGCGGTTGATGCACATGTTTTAGGATGTCCAAAAGGATCTGTGCATCTTCGATGCGTTGCAGTTCTAAACAACTTCTTGCGAAGACTTCATCACGGACTGTTCGCATTTCAGTCGGGGTACTGGGATCAAGGGGTTGGAGTTGGCGCGTCATTTTGAAAATACGTCGGCGTTTGGGCATAATTCGCCAAAGCACCCAATTCCATAAAGTCTGCCATGTCCCGCCTTCCCCTAATTGATTGAGCAGGGCTTGCAGGCTGAAAAAGAAGCGTTGGAATATGTTTTGAGAGGGGAGACTTCGTTGTTCGTTCGTCATGAGTTCATACGTTATAGAGCCGTTTGGTGCAAATTTGACTTTTCGCCGGGAATATAGTATAATATATGTTGCCAATGATAGAGTCGCCGGAGTGGTGAAATTGGTAGACGCACGGGACTCAAAATCCCGCGGGCCCTAGGTCCATGTCGGTTCGAGTCCGACCTGAAGCCATCGCCTTTTCTGTTTGGGTTACATCGCAACGATTTCACGCATCCGCTTCGCGAGGTCAATTTGCGCGTCCCTATCGCCACCGACCTCGTGGATAACATAGCCATCGTAACCAATAGCACGGAACGCGTCCATAACCACCTGCCAATCTGTATCACCATCTAAGAGGTTGACAAACTGGTGTGCGCCGCGGGAGAAATCCTTGAAGTGCACCCGCTTGATACGATGTGCGAGTTCGCGAATCCAATGCTCAGGATAGCCATAAGCCATCATATTCGCGGTATCAAGATAAGTCCCTACCCAATCACTGTCTACCTCATCTATAATATCGCGCATCTCTTTCGGGCTAAGCAGGAATTTGTTCCAGACGTTCTCAAGTCCGATCGCGACTTGGTGTGTTTCCGCGGCAGGTGCGAGATCTTTCAGGACACCAACGAGGTTATCCCAGACCTGTTGGTAAGTTCCGTCAGCAGTAAGTTGTCCCGGATGGAGTAAAATACCACCGACACCGAGCGCCCCTGCAACTTCCAAACCGCGGGCAAGAGAGACCGCGCCTTTTTCGCGTTGGGCGGCATCCAAACTGAGTAAATTCCCGCGATCGGCGTAGCCTGCCGTGATACTACTGATTTCAATACCCGCGTCTTCACACTTCGCGGCAATGCCGCGTAACTCCGTATCGTTCATAT from Candidatus Poribacteria bacterium harbors:
- a CDS encoding sugar phosphate isomerase/epimerase; this translates as MKIGVTQIILGGMSLNDTLALCQDANYDAVELTFGEGQDTDINMNDTELRGIAAKCEDAGIEISSITAGYADRGNLLSLDAAQREKGAVSLARGLEVAGALGVGGILLHPGQLTADGTYQQVWDNLVGVLKDLAPAAETHQVAIGLENVWNKFLLSPKEMRDIIDEVDSDWVGTYLDTANMMAYGYPEHWIRELAHRIKRVHFKDFSRGAHQFVNLLDGDTDWQVVMDAFRAIGYDGYVIHEVGGDRDAQIDLAKRMREIVAM